Proteins encoded in a region of the Tripterygium wilfordii isolate XIE 37 chromosome 21, ASM1340144v1, whole genome shotgun sequence genome:
- the LOC119989207 gene encoding uncharacterized protein LOC119989207, producing the protein MTGIDPDVVMQQLQVNPEYPPVKQKRRKFAPERNLVINEEVQKLLDNGSVVEVQYPDWLANVVVVKKKNGKWRVCIDFTDLNKACPKDPFPLPHIDMMVDATAGHELLSFMDAFSGYNQILMHPRDQEKTAFITDRGIYCYKVMPFGLKNAGATYQRLVNKMFSKYLGDTMEVYIDDMLVKSLAADQHLEHLQQAFDLLIKYNMKLNPAKCSFGVASGKFLGYMVTKRGIEANPDQIRSILNIPSPTCVKDIQRLNGRVAALSRFISRSSDKCCHFFSTLRKSVNYKWTPECEDALNQLKAYLTSPPLLSKPSTGEQLYMYLAVSGVAVSAVLVREENKKQLPVYYVSKSLLDAETRYSLLEKLALALVVAARKLRPYFQCHSVAVVTNFPLRSILHRPELSGRIIKWAVELSEYDITYQPRTAIKSQVLADFVVDFAPSTQLEADKELLCMVDQAPKVWTLYVDGSSNVRGSGLGIVLISPEGSVIQRAVRCGFHATNNEAEYEALIIGLKLAKELGVTSLKVYSDSQLIVNQFIGSYQAKDPKMTCYLELVKELQLAFVEFSVTQIPRAENSYADALAHLGSSIQSNQEQTIPLVHLKWLSISNQKEVEKQNDCEILPVSSDQTWMTPFVQYLVDGVLPAEKNESRRLVAKAARYAVHDEQLYRRSYSGPLLRCVNSEQAQYVLAELHEGECGNHSGGRSLTHRALTTGYYRPTMRSDAIDYVRRCDKCQRFAQIPRMPPEKLTPIVAPWPFMKWGMDIVGPLPKASGQRQYFLAMTDYFTKWIEAESYSLIKDLDVKKFVWKNIICRFGVPKEIVTDNGPQFASHKFQEFCANWGIKVDFTTPRHPQCNGQAEASNKTLIRTLEKRLEKAKGAWADELPGVLWSYRTTSRTPTGETPFSLAFGSEAVIPVEAGLPSATFQWANEQRNWQELNDQLDTIDELRDQALTRTAAYHDKVSKYFNQNVRTRAFREGDYVLRRVFENTRELNAGKLGPNWEGPYLIDRVLGNGAYRLHRENGEAILHPWNAVHLKLYHF; encoded by the coding sequence ATGACTGGGATAGACCCTGATGTTGTGATGCAGCAGCTCCAGGTTAATCCTGAGTATCCTCCTGTCAAGCAGAAGCGGAGGAAGTTTGCTCCTGAACGGAATTTAGTGATTAATGAAGAAGTTCAGAAGCTGCTAGATAATGGGTCTGTAGTGGAGGTACAGTACCCTGATTGGTTAGCCAACGTTGTGGttgtaaagaaaaagaatggcaagtggagagtctgtattgaTTTTACAGATTTGAATAAAGCTTGCCCAAAAGATCCCTTTCCACTGCCGCACATAGACATGATGGTTGATGCAACAGCTGGTCATGAGCTGTTGAGCTTTATGGATGCTTTTTCGGGGTATAATCAGATTTTAATGCATCCGAgagatcaggagaaaacagCTTTCATTACCGATAGAGGAATTTATTGTTATAAGGTGATGCCCTTCGGGttgaagaatgccggagccACATACCAGCGATTGGTGAATAAGATGTTCTCGAAGTATTTAGGGGACACCATGGAAGTGTATATTGACGATATGCTGGTAAAATCCTTAGCTGCCGATCAACATCTCGAGCACCTTCAGCAAGCTTTTGATTTGCTGATTAAGTATAATATGAAGTTGAATCCTGCCAAGTGTTCCTTTGGAGTGGCATCTGGGAAATTTCTTGGGTATATGGTCACGAAGCGAGGAATTGAGGCTAATCCCGATCAGATTCGATCCATACTTAACATTCCCTCTCCGACTTGTGTCAAGGATATTCAGAGGCTCAACGGGAGAGTGGCGGCCCTTAGTCGTTTTATTTCCAGATCATCCGACAAgtgttgtcattttttctccACCTTAAGAAAGTCTGTTAACTACAAGTGGACACCTGAGTGTGAAGACGCTTTAAACCAGTTGAAAGCCTACCTTACCTCCCCTCCACTGCTGTCCAAGCCCAGCACTGGGGAGCAGCTGTACATGTATTTGGCTGTCTCTGGGGTAGCTGTAAGCGCGGTTTTGgtcagagaagaaaataagaagcAGTTGCCAGTATACTATGTGAGTAAGAGTCTGCTAGATGCGGAAACCCGGTATAGTTTACTGGAAAAGctagctttagctttggtggttgcCGCCAGAAAACTGAGGCCGTACTTTCAATGCCACTCGGTTGCTGTAGTGACAAATTTCCCGTTGAGGAGCATACTCCATAGACCCGAGTTGTCGGGAAGGATAATCAAGTGGGCGGTGGAGCTTAGTGAATAcgatattacatatcaaccGAGAACCGCAATCAAGTCACAAGTCCTGGCTGATTTCGTTGTTGACTTTGCTCCGTCAACACAGCTAGAGGCAGATAAAGAGTTGCTTTGCATGGTAGATCAAGCCCCAAAGGTATGGACCTTGTACGTTGATGGATCTAGTAACGTCAGAGGCAGTGGTCTGGGAATTGTACTGATCTCTCCAGAAGGGAGTGTAATTCAACGGGCAGTCCGATGCGGTTTCCATGCAACCAATAAcgaagcagagtatgaagccTTAATTATTGGTCTAAAGCTGGCCAAAGAACTGGGAGTCACAAGTTTGAAGGTTTACTCAGATTCGCAGTTGATAGTAAATCAGTTTATTGGTTCTTATCAGGCCAAAGATCCGAAGATGACTTGTTATCTGGAGCTAGTAAAGGAACTGCAACTAGCGTTCGTGGAGTTCTCCGTAACTCAGATTCCACGAGCAGAGAATTCGTATGCGGATGCACTGGCCCACCTCGGGTCGTCAATCCAATCTAACCAGGAGCAGACGATTCCTCTGGTACACCTGAAGTGGCTGTCAATTAGCAATCAGAAAGAAGTAGAGAAGCAGAATGATTGTGAGATTCTTCCTGTTAGTTCAGACCAGACATGGATGACACCGTTTGTTCAATACTTGGTTGATGGTGTTCTGCCAGCAGAAAAGAATGAGTCTAGACGTTTGGTCGCTAAAGCTGCGCGGTATGCAGTACATGATGAGCAGCTATATAGAAGATCTTATTCAGGTCCTTTGTTGCGATGTGTAAATTCAGAACAAGCCCAGTATGTGTTGGCAGAATTGCATGAAGGAGAGTGTGGTAATCATTCTGGAGGAAGGAGTTTAACTCATCGAGCACTGACTACGGGGTATTATCGGCCGACTATGAGATCAGACGCAATTGACTATGTAAGGAGGTGCGATAAATGCCAGAGATTTGCTCAGATTCCACGCATGCCACCAGAAAAACTTACTCCTATCGTGGCACCTTggcccttcatgaaatgggggatGGATATAGTTGGTCCTTTGCCCAAGGCATCCGGGCAACGGCAGTACTTTCTGGCCATGACTGATTATTTCACCAAATGGATTGAGGCTGAGTCTTACTCACTGATCAAAGACCTGGATGTGAAGAAGTTCGTCTGGAAGAATATTATATGCAGGTTTGGAGTGCCTAAAGAGATCGTGACGGATAACGGCCCACAGTTTGCAAGTCATAAGTTTCAGGAGTTCTGTGCGAATTGGGGAATCAAGGTAGATTTTACGACGCCAAGGCATCCCCAATGTAATGGCCAAGCTGAAGCTTCCAATAAAACTTTGATCAGGACCCTGGAGAAGCGTCTGGAGAAAGCTAAAGGTGCTTGGGCTGATGAATTACCTGGAGTGTTGTGGTCTTACAGGACAACTTCACGAACGCCTAcgggggaaactcctttctctcttgcaTTTGGGTCTGAGGCCGTCATACCAGTTGAAGCTGGACTCCCATCTGCTACGTTTCAGTGGGCTAATGAACAAAGGAATtggcaggagttgaatgatcAGCTGGATACTATTGATGAACTAAGAGATCAGGCGCTCACAAGAACAGCTGCATACCATGATAAAGTCTCAAAGTACTTCAACCAAAATGTTCGAACTCGAGCATTTCGAGAGGGAGATTATGTGCTCAGGAGAGTCTTTGAGAATACCAGAGAGCTAAACGCTGGGAAGCTGGGTCCGAACTGGGAAGGCCCATATTTGATCGACAGGGTACTAGGAAACGGCGCCTACAGACTACACAGGGAAAATGGAGAAGCGATCTTGCATCCTTGGAACGCCGTTCATCTAAAGTTGTACCATTTCTAA